TCAAAATCAATTTATGGTATAATAAATCAATAAAAAAGGAATCAAGGAGGAAATTGATGAATATATTGATGGCATTATCTCAGCTGGAAGTTACAGGAGCTGAAGTATATGCAGTTGAAATAGGAGAAAAATTAATAGACAGGGGACATAATTTATATTTTGTTTCCGATACACTGACAAAAAAAAACAGGGGTAAATACATCCCCCTTGCATTCAACAAAAGAAATCTATTCCAGAGGCTGGATCAGATAATAAAATTAATAAAAATTATAAAGCAGAATAAGATAGATGTAGTTCACGCCCACTCCCGTGCCTCTGCCTGGAGTGCAGAGATAGCCTGCAGACTCACAAAAACGCCATTTATAACCACCGTTCACGGGATGCAGCATATATCCAAGCACAGAAAAAGAAAGCAGCCTATCGGATGCGGGTATGCTGTCTGTGAAAACATACAAAGGGACCTGATAGAAACCTTTGATGTGGATCCCGCTAAAATTAAAGTTCTGAGAAATGGGATAAATTTAACTAAATTTGAAATTTCAAAACCTCCTAAAAATCAAAAAAAAGTGATCTCTATCATAGGTCGGCTGTCAGGCCCTAAAGCTGATATAACCTATAATCTGCTGACTAACTCCATTGATTTGAAAAAATATAAGATAAATATAATCGGTGGGAAAGATATTCCTGAAAGATTTAATAAATTTAAAGACAGGGTGAATTTTACAGGATATATAGACAATGTCTATGAGTTCATGGCCAATTCCGACTTAATCATAGGGGCTGGAAGGGTAGCTATGGAAAGTCTGCTCATGGGCAGACCGACTTTAGCCATTGGAGAAGCCAAAGAGATCGGGATAATAGATATGGATACGGTATCCAAGGCTTTAGCTTCTAATTTTGGAGATGTAGGAGACAGGACTCCCCATGATTTTGACTGGAATTTTATCAGGTCTGAGATAGACCGGGGTGTGGAATTAAAACAAACTCCTCCAGAGGTAACAGACCTTATCGGGGAAAATTTTAATATCGATAAGATCGTAGATGC
This portion of the Psychrilyobacter piezotolerans genome encodes:
- a CDS encoding polysaccharide deacetylase family protein: MNILMALSQLEVTGAEVYAVEIGEKLIDRGHNLYFVSDTLTKKNRGKYIPLAFNKRNLFQRLDQIIKLIKIIKQNKIDVVHAHSRASAWSAEIACRLTKTPFITTVHGMQHISKHRKRKQPIGCGYAVCENIQRDLIETFDVDPAKIKVLRNGINLTKFEISKPPKNQKKVISIIGRLSGPKADITYNLLTNSIDLKKYKINIIGGKDIPERFNKFKDRVNFTGYIDNVYEFMANSDLIIGAGRVAMESLLMGRPTLAIGEAKEIGIIDMDTVSKALASNFGDVGDRTPHDFDWNFIRSEIDRGVELKQTPPEVTDLIGENFNIDKIVDALEKTYQREWVRVNKYEIPVIMYHRVIKNIDTESGKHGTYVTTDQFRDHMTILKEGGYIPITFEDLSQIPIYQRFEKKYIILTFDDGYIDNYTYAFPILKEFGFKAVIYLVSDRTYNKWDVDLTDEKTFMMMVLPMLEEMRDSDLIEFGGHTLSHPRLSELSDDEMKEEIFKDKENTEKKLNIRLNSFAYPYGNLDDRAKKLVSDAGYPYGVATDSGSYCLSDDLFEIRRIGIFPTITNFGYKRKIHGNYNFIKIKREKKMQRDVVSG